A region from the Silene latifolia isolate original U9 population chromosome 7, ASM4854445v1, whole genome shotgun sequence genome encodes:
- the LOC141591998 gene encoding heterogeneous nuclear ribonucleoprotein 1-like, with protein sequence MEAEEGKLFVGGITWETTEDTLRDHFSKYGDVTNAVVMRDKTTGRPRGFAFVHFSNPSSIDSLLQDKHTIDGRMVEAKRALSREDQSAFRQDSSQGARGTSGGGGNIRTKKIFVGGLPPTLTDEEFRQYFENFGQVTDAVIMYDQSTQRPRGFGFISFDTEDAVDRVLQKNFHDLNGKDVEVKRALPKDANSGSGNRGGGYQNYGSSRGNSGSYDNRMDGNRYMQPQSASFSSYPGYNAAGYGGAYGGPTGGYGGYGGYGGGYGGAAGAFAAQAGGYGAGAASAMKAAWSNQAAGYGSSGYGAGYGPTAGYGSGASAQTGQTPAGGPGYGNQAYGGGYGASGYGSVGGRAGSGPTGNGDGGDQSAAGSGYMGSGYGEHNRNAGYGGYDAQSWQGQQ encoded by the exons ATGGAAGCAGAAGAAGGAAAACTGTTCGTGGGAGGGATTACTTGGGAAACTACCGAAGATACTTTGAGAGATCACTTCTCTAAGTACGGTGACGTCACCAACGCTGTCGTCATGCGTGACAAAACCACCGGTCGTCCTCGTGGTTTTGCTTTTGTTCACTTTTCTAACCCTTCTTCCATTGATTCTCTTCTTCAGGATAAGCACACCATTGATGGTAGAATG GTGGAAGCTAAAAGGGCTCTTTCTAGGGAAGATCAAAGTGCCTTCAGACAGGACTCATCTCAGGGTGCAAGGGGAACCTCTGGAGGTGGTGGTAATATTAGGACGAAGAAGATTTTTGTTGGAGGATTACCCCCTACTTTAACAGATGAAGAGTTCCGTCAATATTTTGAGAATTTTGGGCAGGTGACTGATGCTGTCATAATGTATGATCAGTCAACTCAACGTCCGCGTGGTTTTGGGTTCATATCTTTCGATACTGAGGATGCAGTTGACAGGGTATTGCAGAAGAATTTTCATGATCTGAATGGAAAGGATGTAGAAGTTAAACGGGCTCTCCCAAAGGATGCAAATTCAGGTAGCGGCAACCGTGGTGGAGGTTATCAGAACTATGGCTCTTCAAGAGGCAATTCAGGGTCATATGATAATCGTATGGATGGAAATAGATACATGCAGCCTCAAAGTGCGAGCTTTTCGTCATACCCAGGCTATAATGCCGCAGGGTATGGCGGGGCCTATGGTGGCCCAACAGGTGGTTATGGCGGTTATGGGGGTTATGGTGGTGGTTATGGAGGTGCTGCAGGTGCTTTTGCAGCTCAAGCTGGAGGTTACGGAGCTGGAGCCGCGAGTGCTATGAAAGCTGCCTGGAGCAACCAAGCTGCTGGTTATGGGTCTTCTGGGTATGGGGCGGGTTACGGCCCCACTGCAGGGTATGGAAGTGGTGCCTCTGCACAAACAGGTCAGACACCTGCCGGGGGTCCTGGGTATGGCAACCAAGCATACGGCGGTGGTTATGGAGCTAGTGGATATGGGTCTGTTGGTGGTCGTGCAGGAAGTGGGCCCACTGGCAATGGTGACGGTGGAGATCAGTCAGCAGCTGGAAGTGGCTACATGGGAAGTGGTTATGGCGAACATAACAGAAATGCAGGTTATGGTGGTTATGACGCTCAATCATGGCAGGGACAACAATAA